A DNA window from Pseudomonas tohonis contains the following coding sequences:
- a CDS encoding NAD(P)/FAD-dependent oxidoreductase, with translation MFKQSAQHVGTWYAASYPGSIPLRPRLQGSLDSEVLIIGAGFSGLHTALRLALAGKRVVLLEASRVAWAASGRNGGQALLGWSCDMPPLEKALGQERTRHLWDSMRWAAGEMRELPQRHGFDVDYRVGSLWTAVLERRVELLREAQRDAEQKWGYDAMRLIERDELPEWIDSPRYKAALYDPEAAHLNPLKLAQGLASAIEAAGGRIFEQSQVLEYRETPAGYVARTPEGEVRGDVLVLACNAYVDGLDRQLSSRLLPVGSYQVATAPLDPELARSLLPRNSCVIDNQFVPDYFRLTPDHRLLFGGGCTYLGGLPKDVPAATRPYLERVFPQLKGVQIDYGWGGHIDVTMKRTPDIGRQGQRYWLQGFSGHGILPTLAGARAVADAILGDEQLLALYQGLDNPRFPGGSLLAAPLEAAGKAWYRLRDLA, from the coding sequence ATGTTCAAGCAATCCGCCCAGCATGTCGGCACCTGGTACGCCGCCAGCTACCCCGGCTCCATCCCCCTGCGCCCGCGCCTGCAGGGCAGCCTGGACAGCGAGGTGCTGATCATCGGCGCCGGCTTCAGCGGCCTGCACACCGCGCTGCGCCTGGCCCTGGCCGGCAAGCGCGTGGTGCTGCTGGAGGCAAGCCGCGTGGCCTGGGCGGCGTCCGGGCGCAATGGGGGGCAGGCGCTGCTGGGCTGGTCGTGCGACATGCCGCCGCTGGAAAAGGCCCTGGGGCAGGAGCGCACCCGCCACCTGTGGGACAGCATGCGCTGGGCCGCCGGCGAGATGCGCGAGCTGCCGCAGCGCCACGGCTTCGATGTCGACTACCGCGTCGGCAGCCTGTGGACGGCGGTGCTGGAGCGTCGCGTCGAACTGCTGCGCGAGGCCCAGCGCGACGCCGAGCAGAAGTGGGGCTACGACGCCATGCGCCTGATCGAGCGCGACGAGCTGCCGGAGTGGATCGACAGCCCGCGCTACAAGGCCGCGCTCTATGACCCGGAGGCCGCCCACCTCAACCCGCTGAAGCTGGCCCAGGGCCTGGCCAGTGCCATCGAGGCGGCCGGCGGGCGCATCTTCGAGCAGAGCCAGGTGCTGGAATACCGCGAGACGCCGGCCGGCTACGTGGCGCGCACGCCCGAGGGCGAGGTGCGTGGCGACGTGCTGGTGCTGGCCTGCAACGCCTATGTCGACGGCCTCGACCGCCAGCTGTCCTCGCGCCTGCTGCCGGTGGGCTCCTACCAGGTGGCCACCGCGCCGCTGGACCCCGAGCTGGCGCGCTCGCTGCTGCCGAGAAACAGCTGCGTGATCGACAACCAGTTCGTGCCCGACTACTTCCGCCTCACCCCCGACCACCGCCTGCTGTTCGGCGGCGGCTGCACCTACCTGGGCGGCCTGCCCAAGGATGTGCCTGCCGCCACCCGGCCCTACCTGGAGCGCGTGTTCCCGCAGCTCAAGGGCGTGCAGATCGACTACGGCTGGGGCGGGCACATCGACGTCACCATGAAGCGCACCCCGGACATCGGCCGCCAGGGCCAGCGCTACTGGCTGCAGGGCTTCTCCGGCCACGGCATCCTGCCGACCCTCGCCGGCGCCCGCGCGGTGGCCGACGCCATCCTCGGCGACGAGCAACTGCTCGCGCTCTACCAGGGCCTGGACAACCCGCGCTTCCCCGGCGGCTCGCTGCTGGCCGCACCGCTGGAAGCCGCCGGCAAAGCCTGGTATCGCTTGCGTGACCTGGCCTGA
- a CDS encoding helix-turn-helix domain-containing protein, which translates to MDMQDEIEGLAILIRDLRKHKNLTLGELAARIDRSVGFLSQVERGLSRPTVADLTAISEALGVPTTYFYSLSKPREVRWVTRPGERRTLYYAGGITDVLASPNMSAGFSMLESHLEPGATSGEGHLDDSSEQGGFVLEGELSIWLDDAEEPVVLHPNDSFQLPAHAQFRYANLSDKPTRVLWVFT; encoded by the coding sequence ATGGACATGCAAGACGAGATCGAAGGCCTCGCGATCCTCATCCGCGACCTGCGCAAGCACAAGAACCTGACCCTGGGCGAGCTGGCCGCGCGCATCGACCGCTCGGTGGGCTTCCTCTCCCAGGTGGAGCGCGGCCTGTCGCGCCCGACCGTGGCCGACCTCACCGCCATCAGCGAGGCGCTGGGCGTGCCCACGACCTATTTCTATAGCCTCAGCAAGCCCCGCGAGGTGCGCTGGGTGACCCGCCCCGGCGAGCGCCGCACGCTCTACTACGCCGGCGGCATCACCGACGTGCTCGCCTCGCCGAACATGTCGGCCGGCTTCTCCATGCTCGAAAGCCACCTGGAGCCCGGCGCCACCAGCGGCGAAGGCCACCTGGACGACAGCTCCGAGCAGGGCGGCTTCGTGCTCGAAGGCGAGCTCAGCATCTGGCTCGACGACGCGGAGGAGCCGGTGGTGCTGCACCCCAACGACAGCTTCCAGCTGCCGGCCCATGCGCAGTTCCGCTACGCCAACCTTTCCGATAAGCCCACTCGAGTCTTATGGGTATTCACCTGA
- a CDS encoding tetratricopeptide repeat protein: protein MKARYLAALCALALLAGCSHDQPKPEAPPQRLPNQVQDQPTPLELLRSNAERGDLEAQFQLGSHFFVSKPADLKQAEFWWKRAADQGHAMAAVSLAYLYTGRNDPAYANQQAMLKYLNQSAAAGNPMAQHVLGSLYLKGEQGVPRDPDQARRLYQAACGQRYEASCAALKSLP from the coding sequence ATGAAAGCACGATACCTGGCGGCGCTCTGCGCCCTGGCGCTGCTGGCCGGCTGCAGCCATGACCAGCCCAAGCCCGAAGCACCGCCGCAGCGCCTGCCCAACCAGGTGCAGGACCAGCCCACGCCTCTGGAGCTGCTGCGCAGCAACGCCGAGCGCGGCGACCTGGAAGCCCAGTTCCAGCTCGGCAGTCATTTCTTCGTGAGCAAGCCGGCCGACCTCAAGCAGGCCGAGTTCTGGTGGAAGCGCGCCGCCGACCAGGGCCACGCCATGGCGGCGGTGAGCCTCGCCTACCTCTACACCGGGCGCAACGACCCGGCCTACGCCAACCAGCAGGCGATGCTGAAGTACCTCAACCAGTCCGCCGCCGCCGGCAACCCGATGGCCCAGCACGTGCTCGGCAGCCTCTACCTCAAGGGCGAACAGGGTGTGCCGCGCGACCCGGACCAGGCCCGGCGCCTCTACCAGGCCGCCTGCGGCCAGCGCTACGAGGCCAGCTGCGCGGCCCTCAAGAGCCTGCCCTGA
- the speB gene encoding agmatinase: MEHAFDNDQAITRPSLLGTAAEATYAGITSFMRRRYSRDLTGVDLVVSGVPFDTATTNRPGSRFGPRAIRAASVQMAWARHFPWEFDPFDHLAVIDYGDCAFDHGTPQHTPEAIQAHAAHILEAGAAMLTLGGDHFISYPLLKAHAAKHGPLSLIHFDAHSDTWPDEEGQRIDHGTMFFHAAREGLVDPARSVQIGLRTTNDDVMGFQVLDAREVHRHTPEQIAERIRERVGDNPVYLTFDIDCLDPAFAPGTGTPVCGGLSSHQALEILRGLRGINLVGMDVVEVAPPYDNAEVTALAGATLAMEMICLYAARHKLGER, translated from the coding sequence ATGGAACACGCCTTCGACAACGACCAGGCCATCACCCGGCCGAGCCTGCTGGGCACGGCCGCCGAGGCCACCTACGCCGGCATCACCAGCTTCATGCGCCGGCGCTACAGCCGCGACCTCACCGGCGTCGACCTGGTGGTGAGCGGGGTGCCCTTCGACACCGCCACCACCAACCGCCCCGGCAGCCGCTTCGGGCCGCGCGCCATCCGCGCCGCCTCGGTGCAGATGGCCTGGGCGCGGCACTTCCCCTGGGAGTTCGACCCCTTCGACCACCTGGCGGTGATCGACTACGGCGACTGCGCCTTCGACCACGGCACGCCGCAGCACACGCCGGAGGCGATCCAGGCCCACGCCGCGCACATCCTCGAGGCCGGCGCGGCGATGCTCACCCTGGGCGGCGATCACTTCATCAGCTACCCGCTGCTCAAGGCCCATGCGGCCAAGCACGGGCCGCTGTCGCTGATCCACTTCGACGCCCACAGCGACACCTGGCCGGACGAAGAGGGCCAGCGCATCGACCACGGGACGATGTTCTTCCACGCCGCCCGCGAGGGCCTGGTGGACCCGGCGCGCTCGGTGCAGATCGGCCTGCGCACCACCAACGACGACGTGATGGGCTTCCAGGTGCTGGACGCCCGCGAGGTGCACCGCCATACGCCGGAGCAGATCGCCGAGCGCATCCGCGAGCGGGTGGGGGACAACCCGGTGTACCTGACCTTCGACATCGACTGCCTCGACCCGGCCTTCGCCCCCGGCACCGGCACCCCCGTTTGCGGCGGGCTCTCCAGCCACCAGGCGCTGGAAATCCTCCGCGGCCTGCGTGGCATCAACCTGGTGGGCATGGACGTGGTGGAAGTGGCGCCGCCCTACGACAACGCCGAGGTCACCGCCCTGGCCGGCGCGACCCTGGCGATGGAAATGATCTGCCTGTATGCCGCGCGGCATAAGTTGGGGGAGCGGTAG
- a CDS encoding LysR family transcriptional regulator has protein sequence MLAQLQDLDLQLLRLFVTVVESGGFSAAQGALGVGQSTISTQMAKLETRLGFRLCERGKAGFRLTPKGEQVLAATRRLFGAIETFKGEARGMADMLLGELRIGLSESLDDAVMQRLADAIRRFRSRRQAVRIELLSAMPAELERRLLQDQLHLAIGYFSGNQQALAHRPLFVEEQLLFCGAGHPLFDRTRVTESDLRQCDRVLHPYRFIGEAEPFQSAASSAVTEQVEGTLALILSGAHIGYLPRHIAAPWEARGQLRALLPERLGFDVEFRLTHHRGREPSEAQQAFVEDLVAAFGAL, from the coding sequence ATGCTCGCCCAACTCCAGGACCTGGACCTGCAACTGCTCAGGCTGTTCGTCACCGTGGTCGAAAGCGGCGGCTTCAGCGCCGCCCAGGGCGCGCTGGGGGTGGGCCAGTCCACCATCAGCACGCAGATGGCCAAGCTGGAGACGCGCCTGGGCTTCCGCCTGTGCGAGCGCGGCAAGGCCGGCTTCCGCCTGACCCCCAAGGGCGAGCAGGTGCTGGCGGCCACGCGGCGGCTGTTCGGCGCCATCGAGACCTTCAAGGGCGAGGCGCGGGGCATGGCCGACATGCTCCTGGGCGAGCTGCGCATCGGCCTCTCCGAGTCCCTCGACGATGCCGTGATGCAGCGCCTGGCCGATGCCATCCGGCGCTTCCGCTCGCGCCGCCAGGCGGTGCGCATCGAACTGCTCAGCGCCATGCCCGCCGAACTGGAGCGGCGCCTGCTGCAGGACCAGCTGCACCTGGCCATCGGTTACTTCTCCGGCAACCAGCAGGCGCTGGCGCACCGGCCATTGTTCGTCGAGGAGCAGCTGCTGTTCTGCGGCGCCGGGCACCCGCTGTTCGACCGCACGCGCGTGACCGAGAGCGACCTGCGCCAATGCGACCGGGTGCTGCACCCCTACCGCTTCATCGGCGAGGCCGAGCCCTTCCAGTCCGCCGCCAGCAGCGCGGTGACCGAGCAGGTGGAAGGCACCCTGGCGCTGATCCTCTCCGGCGCCCACATCGGCTACCTCCCCCGCCACATCGCCGCGCCCTGGGAGGCACGCGGGCAACTCCGCGCCCTGCTGCCGGAACGACTGGGCTTCGACGTCGAATTCCGCCTCACCCACCACCGCGGCCGGGAGCCCAGCGAAGCGCAGCAGGCGTTCGTCGAAGATCTGGTGGCCGCCTTCGGCGCCTTGTAG
- a CDS encoding glutamine synthetase family protein, which produces MNVQHPDLLAEVRDFRARYPEIRYVDLICLDIPGHFYGKRYPVEMLEKVAAGGPLKLPQNCVLLGTQGGLYPIGDYCFADGDPDAPRRLVPGTLKPVCWERQPLGQMLITSDGTEAPIEFEPREVLARVLQRLARRGIRPVVAFELEFYLFDRTLKNGLPQYPRDALCDDEDDQPNMHIERLSRFSTVLHEMVEAANQQGVAANVITAELGPGQFEINFGHCDDGLKAADWAALFCRSTRGVALKHGHRASFMSKPYLDAPGSGMHVHVSLYDDAGNNLLDADGQRPLRHAVAGCLELLPHCMPIFAANHNAFRRYGAMVNAASRASWGFEDRDACIRIPESDGRNLRIEHRLAGADANPYLVLAAILTGMEHGLDAAKEPIPPLNEDRSSGIDFPTDMPAAVAAMRQSAAVNEGLGSEFVMVYCENKRQEYLDFINEVSAREYRWYM; this is translated from the coding sequence ATGAACGTGCAACATCCCGACCTGCTCGCCGAAGTGCGTGACTTCCGTGCCCGGTACCCGGAAATCCGCTACGTGGACCTGATCTGCCTGGACATCCCCGGGCACTTCTACGGCAAGCGCTACCCGGTGGAGATGCTGGAGAAGGTCGCCGCCGGCGGCCCGCTGAAGCTGCCGCAGAACTGCGTGCTGCTGGGCACCCAGGGCGGGCTGTACCCCATCGGTGACTACTGCTTCGCCGACGGCGACCCGGACGCGCCACGGCGCCTGGTGCCGGGCACCCTCAAGCCGGTGTGCTGGGAGCGCCAGCCGCTGGGGCAGATGCTGATCACCTCCGACGGCACCGAGGCGCCCATCGAGTTCGAACCGCGCGAGGTGCTGGCCCGCGTGCTGCAACGCCTGGCCCGTCGCGGCATCCGCCCGGTGGTGGCCTTCGAGCTGGAGTTCTACCTGTTCGACCGCACGCTCAAGAACGGCCTGCCGCAATACCCCCGCGACGCCCTGTGCGACGACGAGGACGACCAGCCGAACATGCACATCGAGCGCCTGTCGCGCTTCTCCACCGTGCTCCACGAGATGGTCGAGGCCGCCAACCAGCAGGGCGTGGCGGCCAACGTCATCACCGCCGAGCTGGGCCCGGGGCAGTTCGAGATCAACTTCGGCCACTGCGACGACGGCCTCAAGGCCGCCGACTGGGCCGCCCTGTTCTGCCGCAGCACCCGGGGCGTGGCGCTGAAGCACGGCCACCGCGCCAGCTTCATGAGCAAGCCCTACCTGGACGCGCCGGGCAGCGGCATGCACGTGCACGTCAGCCTCTACGACGACGCGGGCAACAACCTGCTCGACGCCGACGGCCAGCGCCCCCTGCGCCACGCCGTGGCCGGCTGCCTGGAGCTGCTGCCGCACTGCATGCCGATCTTCGCCGCCAACCACAACGCCTTCCGCCGCTACGGCGCCATGGTCAACGCCGCCAGCCGCGCCAGCTGGGGCTTCGAAGACCGCGATGCGTGCATCCGCATCCCCGAGTCCGACGGCCGCAACCTGCGCATCGAACACCGCCTGGCCGGCGCCGACGCCAACCCCTACCTGGTGCTGGCGGCCATCCTCACCGGCATGGAACACGGCCTCGACGCCGCGAAAGAGCCCATCCCCCCGCTCAACGAAGACCGCTCCAGCGGCATCGACTTCCCCACCGACATGCCCGCCGCCGTCGCCGCCATGCGCCAGAGCGCAGCCGTGAACGAGGGCCTGGGCAGCGAATTCGTGATGGTCTATTGCGAGAACAAGCGGCAGGAATACCTCGACTTCATCAACGAGGTCAGTGCGCGGGAATATCGGTGGTACATGTAG
- a CDS encoding DUF2388 domain-containing protein, with product MRIPFCLMLLALPAAAMADEGTGSWLLSSSAATTFAPATTSNLSRDRREPGVYALARDDAAAFVASDGRIRGAQLERALQALHQQPATAGTDDMSLARALAASAYR from the coding sequence ATGCGCATCCCGTTCTGCCTGATGCTGCTGGCCCTGCCCGCAGCCGCCATGGCCGACGAAGGCACCGGCTCCTGGCTGCTCAGCAGCAGCGCGGCCACCACCTTCGCCCCTGCCACCACCAGCAACCTCAGCCGTGATCGGCGCGAGCCGGGCGTCTACGCGCTGGCCCGCGACGACGCGGCGGCCTTCGTCGCCAGCGACGGGCGCATCCGTGGCGCGCAGCTGGAACGGGCGCTGCAGGCCCTGCACCAGCAACCCGCGACGGCGGGCACCGACGACATGAGCCTCGCCCGCGCCCTCGCCGCCTCGGCCTATCGCTGA
- a CDS encoding GGDEF domain-containing protein, with product MDKVQLLLSHYAESRYTRQLNKGFGWLRFEPELEAEYRLSNYRAFRTTRIGALCTLLLALLFFLGFDIFYALRHYDATLTPAIFGMRLIALAGIMLSASMVLYGNDRSAGAFWVPCTVFFIGTTTLVSNILYMQVLEQVGMPFNLDGMILVLIAIFFPVGYSYWGSVVCAVVTFIVMLVAIPVFLPEGYLDDFIALSIYPLVAMVFAGMSRYFQESATRRQFLTRAALKELADSDSLTGLFNRRMFEILLERALLESQRERHCLGLMLVDVDYFKAYNDRYGHPMGDAALQAVAETLGALPRRSLDIAARLGGEEFALVFCDLVPDFATRTAERVRQRVEALGIPHEGSQVSGVLTVSIGVALSEPGDTRASLYKRADEALYRSKGEGRNRVTVAD from the coding sequence ATGGATAAGGTCCAGCTGTTGCTCAGCCACTACGCCGAGAGCCGCTACACGCGGCAGCTCAACAAAGGCTTCGGCTGGCTGCGTTTCGAGCCCGAACTGGAGGCGGAATACCGCCTCTCCAACTACCGGGCCTTCCGCACCACGCGTATCGGCGCCCTCTGCACGCTGCTGCTGGCGCTGCTGTTCTTCCTCGGCTTCGACATCTTCTACGCCCTGCGCCACTACGATGCGACGCTGACCCCGGCGATCTTCGGCATGCGCCTGATCGCCCTGGCCGGGATCATGCTCTCGGCGTCCATGGTGCTCTACGGCAACGATCGCTCGGCGGGTGCCTTCTGGGTGCCCTGCACCGTGTTCTTCATCGGCACCACGACGCTGGTCAGCAACATCCTCTACATGCAGGTGCTGGAGCAGGTCGGGATGCCGTTCAACCTCGACGGCATGATCCTGGTGCTGATCGCCATCTTCTTCCCGGTCGGCTACAGCTACTGGGGCTCGGTGGTCTGCGCGGTGGTCACCTTCATCGTCATGCTGGTGGCGATCCCGGTCTTTCTCCCGGAGGGCTATCTCGACGACTTCATCGCCCTGTCCATCTACCCCCTGGTCGCCATGGTCTTCGCCGGCATGTCGCGCTACTTCCAGGAATCCGCCACGCGCCGCCAGTTCCTCACCCGCGCGGCGCTCAAGGAACTGGCCGACAGCGACAGCCTCACCGGGCTGTTCAACCGGCGCATGTTCGAGATCCTCCTCGAGCGCGCCCTGCTCGAAAGCCAGCGGGAGCGCCATTGCCTGGGGCTGATGCTGGTGGATGTGGACTACTTCAAGGCCTACAACGACCGCTATGGCCACCCGATGGGCGACGCCGCCCTGCAGGCGGTGGCGGAGACCCTGGGCGCGCTGCCCCGGCGCTCCCTGGACATCGCCGCCCGCCTGGGGGGCGAGGAGTTCGCCCTGGTGTTCTGCGACCTGGTGCCGGACTTCGCCACCCGCACCGCCGAACGCGTGCGCCAGCGTGTCGAGGCCCTGGGCATCCCCCACGAGGGCTCGCAGGTTTCCGGCGTGCTGACGGTGAGCATCGGCGTGGCCCTGAGCGAGCCGGGCGACACCCGCGCCAGCCTCTACAAGCGCGCGGACGAGGCGCTCTACCGCTCCAAGGGCGAAGGCCGCAACCGCGTGACGGTGGCGGACTGA
- a CDS encoding polyamine ABC transporter substrate-binding protein: MRLSLLFALLAACVLPAHGQDRELNLYSWSAYIPPQALERFKAETGIQVKYDIFDSAEALDAKLMTGGSGYDVVFPASSGLARAIKANAVQPVQREQLHHYANLDPQLLAKLASVDPGNRFGVPYTWGTIGLGLNRDAVQKRIPDAPLNSLDLLFKPEYASRLKDCGIAVIDSPQEVISVALHYLGKDPYSTAKADLAAVHELLTALQPNLRYVGAGKHINDLAKGEICLALTYNGDAAIAAEQAREAKMPFEVVYRIPREGTLIWFDTLAIPADAPHPQAAHAFIDWMLRPEAIAELTNSQFFANANQAATPLLDPAVANDPDIYPDQAVRDRLFGEQALTLKEQRERTRIWTRFRTQY, translated from the coding sequence ATGCGCCTTTCCCTGTTGTTCGCCCTGCTCGCCGCCTGTGTCCTGCCCGCCCATGGGCAGGACCGGGAGTTGAACCTCTACAGCTGGTCCGCCTACATCCCGCCCCAGGCGCTGGAGCGCTTCAAGGCCGAGACCGGCATCCAGGTGAAGTACGACATCTTCGACAGCGCCGAGGCCCTCGACGCCAAGCTGATGACCGGCGGCAGCGGCTATGACGTGGTGTTCCCCGCCAGCAGCGGCCTGGCGCGGGCGATCAAGGCCAATGCGGTGCAGCCGGTGCAGCGCGAGCAACTGCACCACTACGCCAACCTCGACCCGCAGCTGCTGGCCAAGCTCGCTAGCGTCGACCCCGGCAACCGCTTCGGCGTGCCCTACACCTGGGGCACCATCGGCCTGGGGCTGAACCGCGACGCTGTGCAGAAACGCATCCCCGATGCACCGCTGAACAGCCTCGACCTGCTGTTCAAGCCCGAGTACGCCAGCCGCCTGAAGGACTGCGGCATCGCCGTGATCGACTCGCCCCAGGAGGTCATCAGCGTGGCCCTGCACTACCTCGGCAAGGACCCGTACAGCACCGCCAAGGCCGACCTCGCGGCGGTCCATGAATTGCTCACCGCGTTGCAGCCGAACCTGCGCTACGTCGGCGCCGGCAAGCACATCAACGACCTGGCCAAGGGCGAGATCTGCCTGGCGCTGACCTACAACGGCGACGCCGCCATCGCCGCCGAGCAGGCCCGCGAGGCGAAGATGCCCTTCGAGGTGGTCTACCGCATCCCCCGCGAGGGCACGCTGATCTGGTTCGACACCCTGGCCATCCCCGCCGACGCGCCGCACCCCCAGGCGGCCCACGCCTTCATCGACTGGATGCTGCGCCCCGAGGCCATCGCCGAGCTGACCAACAGCCAGTTCTTCGCCAACGCCAACCAGGCCGCCACGCCCTTGCTGGACCCGGCGGTGGCCAACGACCCGGACATCTACCCGGACCAGGCCGTGCGTGACCGCCTGTTCGGCGAGCAGGCGCTGACCCTCAAGGAGCAGCGCGAGCGCACCCGCATCTGGACGCGCTTCCGCACCCAGTACTGA